One part of the Tachysurus vachellii isolate PV-2020 chromosome 6, HZAU_Pvac_v1, whole genome shotgun sequence genome encodes these proteins:
- the sf3b5 gene encoding splicing factor 3B subunit 5 has translation MTDRYNIHSQLEHLQSKYIGTGHADTTKWEWLVNQHRDSYCSYMGHFDLLNYFSIAENESKARVRFNLMEKMLQPCGPPADKPDDA, from the coding sequence ATGACGGACCGTTACAACATCCACAGCCAGCTGGAGCACCTGCAGTCGAAGTACATCGGCACAGGACACGCAGACACCACCAAGTGGGAATGGCTGGTGAACCAGCACAGAGACTCGTACTGCTCTTACATGGGCCACTTCGACCTTCTCAATTACTTCTCCATCGCTGAGAACGAGAGCAAGGCTCGTGTGCGCTTTAACCTAATGGAGAAGATGCTGCAGCCCTGCGGACCCCCTGCTGACAAACCCGATGATGCTTAG